TGCTTCTTGTCCTCGATGAGGCGGAAGTTCTTGATGAAGCCCTCGTCCTTGAGGATCTCGGTGATCCGCACCTTGAGCTTGGAGGACGGGATGTCCACCTTCTCGTGCTCGGCGCGGCTCGCGTTGCGGATGCGCGTCAGGAGGTCTGCGATCGGGTCGCTCATCGACATGGTCGTCCGCCCCCTACCAACTCGCCTTGATCACGCCCGGTACCTCGCCCTTGAGGGCGAGCTCCCGGAAGCAGAGCCGGCAGAGCTGGAACTTCCTGAGAAAACCGCGCGGCCGGCCGCACAGCTTGCAGCGGCTGTAGACGCGCGTCTTGAACTTGGACGCCTTCTGCAGCCGCTCCGCCTTCATGATGAGCGAGGTCTTCGCCATACGTTAGGACTCCCTGAAGGGGACGCCGAGGTGCGCGAGCAGCGCCTTGGCCTCCTCGTCGGTCCGGGCCGAGGTGACCATGATCACGTCCATGCCGCGCACCTTGTCCACCTTGTCGTACTCGATCTCGGGAAAGATCACCTGCTCCTTGAGACCGAGGGCGTAGTTGCCGCGCCCATCGAACGCCTTCGGCGGCACGCCTTTGAAATCCCGCACCCGGGGCAGGGCCACGTTGACCAGCCTGTCGAGGAACTCGTACATCCGCGCCCCGCGCAGCGTCACCTTGCACCCGATGGGCGAGTTCTCGCGGAGCTTGAAGTTCGCGATGGACTTCTTGGCCCGCGTCACGACGGGCTTCTGGCCCGTGATCATCTGGAGATCAGCCACGGCGAAGTCCATCACCTTCGGGTTCTCCTTGCCCTCGCCCACGCCCATGTTGATGACGATCTTCTCGAGGCGCGGCACCTGGAAGGGGTTGGTGTAGCCCCGCTCCTTCATCAGCGCGGGAATCACCGCCGTCCTGAACCGGTCGCGCAGACGCGGGGGCACGTCCCCGGTGACGCGGGCGCGGGCCGCCGGCGTCGCGGGAGCGGCCGGCGCCGGGCCCTTGGCCGGCCTGGGTTGCTTGGCGCCCTGGGGGGACTTGCCGTCCTGCGGCGCCTTCGGCTTCTCTTTCTTGTCCGCATCAGCCATGGGTTACGCCTTGTCGATGAATTCGCCCGACTTGCGGGCGACCCGGGCCTTCTTGCCGTCGGTGAGCGACCGCACGCCGACCCGGGTGGGCTTGTCCGTCTGCGGATCCACCAACATCACGTTCGACAGGTGGATCGGCCCCTCGCGCTCGATGATGCCGCCCTGCCGCAGCTTCTGCGTCGGGCGCTGGTGCTTCTTGATCATGTTGACGTGCTCGATCAGCACGCGCCCCTTCCCCGTGATCACGCGGAGCACCTTCCCGCGCTTGCCGCGTTCCTTGCCAGCCACCACCACCACCGTATCGCCCTTCCGCACGCGCGCCATCGCCATGACGGTCCTCAGATGACCTCAGGGGCCAGCGAGATGATCTTTGTGAACTGCCGGTCTCGCAGCTCGCGGGCAACCGGCCCGAAAATGCGCGTGCCCACCGGGTTGTCGTCCACCTTGATCAGCACGACCGCGTTGCGGTCGAAACGGATGTACGAGCCATCCTTGCGCCCGACTTCTTTGACTGTGCGCACAACGACGGCGCGCGCGACCTCGCCCTTCTTCACCGTGCCGTCCGGCACGGCCTCCTTGACGGCCACGATCACGATGTCGCCCAGAGAGGCGGTGCGCTTGTTGGAGCCGCCCAGCACGCGGATGCACTGGGCCTTCTTGGCGCCCGAGTTGTCCGCGACGTCGAGCATGGTTCGAGGCTGGATCATGGCCGGTGCCCCCGCCTCACGCGCCCACGCGTGTCAAAACCTGGCGGATGCGCCATCGCTTGTCCCTCGACAGCGGTCGCGTCTCCTCGATCAGCACCCGGTCTCCGACCTTGCTGGCGTTGGTCTCGTCGTGGGCCTTCAGCCGCTTCGACCGCGTGATGACTCGCTCGTAGCGGGGGTGGCGGAAGACACGCTCAATCATCACCACACGTGTCTTGGTCATTTTGTCGCTCACCACCACGCCTTCTCTCGTCTTGGTCTCAGCCACGCCCTTTATCTCCTGTTAACTCGCGCTCTTCAGCTGGCGCTCGCGGAGGATGGTCTTCGCCCGCGCGAGATCCCGCCTGGCCTGCTGCACCCGCGAAGGGTTCTTCGCCACGCCCATGGAAAGCTGGAACCGGAGATTAAACAACTCCTCGGTCAGCTCCTTGACTTTCTGCTCCAGGTCTTCGCCGCTCATCTCCCGCCAGCTCGCCGCTTTCATGCTGTTGTCGCTTTCATGTGCGCTGTTAGAATGCCCGCGTACGGGACACGAACTTGGTCTTGATGCCGATCTTCTGCGCCGCCAGGCGGAAACCCTCGCGCGCTGTTGGCTCGTCCACGCCTTCCATCTCGTACATGATGCGTCCCGGCTTCACCACGGCGACCCAGAACTCCGGGTTGCCCTTGCCCTTGCCCATCCGCGTCTCGGCCGGCTTCTTCGTCACCGGCTTGTCCGGAAAGATGCGGATGAAGATCTTGCCTCCCCGCTTGACGCTGCGGGCGAGGGAGACACGCGCGGCCTCGATCTGACGGTTGGTCACCCAGCCCGGCTCGAGGGCCTTGAGCCCGAAGTCGCCGAAGGCGAGCGTGGAGCCGCGCTGCGCCTTGCCCTTCATGCGGCCGCGCTGGGCCTTGCGGTACTTGACGCGCTTGGGCATCAGCATGGCTGCTTACGCCTCCGCCGCCTGACGCTGCGCGGGCAACACCTCGCCCTTGAAGATCCAGACCTTCACGCCGATCGCCCCGTACGTCGTGTGGGCCTCGGCGAGGCCGTAGTCGATGTCGGCCCGGATCGTGTGCAGCGGCACCCGCCCGTCGCGATACCACTCGCGCCGCGCGATCTCGGCGCCGCCCAGGCGCCCCGAGCAGGCGATCCTGATGCCGTCCGCGCCCAGCCGGAGCGCCGACGTCACCGCCTTCTTCATCGCCCGGCGGAATGCGACGCGCTTCTGCAGCTGCAGCGCCACGTTCTCGGCCACCAGCTGCGCGTCCAGCTCCGGGTGGACCACCTCTTCGATGTTGAGGTAGACCTCCTTGGCGGTGCGCGACTGGATCTCGTTCTTGAGCTTCTCCACCTCCGCGCCCTTGCGGCCGATGATGATGCCGGGCCGCGCGGTAAAGATGGAGATGCGGGCACGGTTGGCCGAGCGCTCGATGTCGATCCGCGAGATCCCCGCGTGGTAGAGCGAGGACTTGATGAACCGGCGGATCTTGACGTCCTCGTGCAGGAGCTCCGCGTACCCCTTGGTGGCGAACCACCGGGAGCTCCACGTGCGCGTGGCACCCAGCCTGAACCCGATCGGATGCGTCTTCTGCCCCATGGCTACCTCTGGGCGGCCCGCGGGGGGCGCGCCGTCTCGTCGGAAAGCTCGATCGTGAGATGGCTGGTGCGGTGCTTGATGAAGAAGGCCCGCCCCATCGCCCGCGGCGAGACGCGCTTCATCGAGGGACCGCCGTCGGCCGTGGCCTTGACGACCCGAAGGTCGTCGAGGTCCCGCACCTGGTGGTTGTGCTCCGCGTTGGCGATGGCCGAGCGCAGCACCTTCTCAATGAGCCGGGCGGCCGCCTTGGGAGTGAACTGCAGCAGCGCCAGGGCCTCGCCCGCCGACTTGCCCCGGATGTGATCGAGGACCAGCCTGGCCTTGGAGGCCGGGACGCGGATGTAGCGCGCGGTGGCTCGGGTCTTCATGGCGTGCTCAGGATTTCCCCGTCGGCGACACGGTGGCCTTCTCGGCCTGCCCGTGCGCCTTGAAAGTGCGCGTCAGGGCGAACTCGCCCAGCCGGTGGCCCACCATGTTCTCGGTGACGTAGACCGGGATGAACTTCCGGCCGTTGTGCACGGCGAGCGTGTGGCCCACGAACTCCGGGATGATGGTGGAGCGCCGCGACCAGGTCTTCAGGACTTTCTTCTGGCGCTGGCGGTTGAGCTCCTCCACCCGCTTCTCCAGCCTCTCCTCGATGTACGGTCCCTTCCTGGTAGAGCGTCCCATAGGTCTCGGCTCCTACTTCGTCCGGCGCGTCACGATGTAGCGGTCCGACGGGCGCGCGCCGCGCCGCGTCTTGTACCCCTTGGTCGGCTTGCCCCATGGGGTCATCGGGTGATTGCCCTTGCCCTTGCCTTCGCCGCCGCCCATGGGATGGTCGACGGGGTTCATCACGGTTCCGCGGACGGTGGGCCTGAAACCCTTCCAGCGCGTGCGCCCGGCCTTGCCGACGGACACGTTCTCGTGGTCCAGGTTACCGACTTGTCCCACCGTCGCCATGCACTCGAGCTTGACCTGACGCACCTCGCCAGAGGGCAGCTTGAGGTTGGCGTGGTCGCCCTCCTTGGCCAGGAGCTGGGCGAGCGTGCCGGCGCTCCTGCAGAGCTGGCCGCCCTTGCCGGGCTGGAGCTCGACGTTATGCACGAAGGTGCCGAGCGGGATGTTCCTGATCGGCAGGGCGTTGCCTGGCAGGATGTCGGCCTGGGGACCCGACATGATGACGTCGCCGGGCTTGAGCCCGAGCGGGGCGATGATGTAACGCTTCTCGCCGTCCTTGTAGTGCAGGAGCGCGATGCGCGCCGAGCGGCCCGGGTCGTACTCGATCCCCTTGACCACCGCGGGGATGCCGACCTTGTCGCGCCGGAAATCGACGTCTCGCAGCATGCGCTTGTGCCCGCCGCCCCGGTGGCGGACGGTGATGCGCCCGTAGACGTTCCGCCCGCTCGTCCGCTTCTTCGGCGACAGGAGGCTCTTCTCCGGCGTCTTCTTCGTGATCTCCTCGTTGGTGAGGAGTGTCATGTAGCGCCGGGCCGGCGAGGTGGGCTTGAGTGTCCGGATTCCCATGGTCCTAGGCTCCCTCGACCAGGTCGATCTTGTGGCCGGGCGCGAGCGTCACGACCGCCTTCTTCCAGGCCGGGCGTCGACCCTCGAACTTGCCCATGCGCTTCCACTTGCCCTCGTGAGAGGCCGTGCGCACGGTCGCGACCTTGACGTTGAAAACCTTCTCGACGGCTTGGCGGATCTCGACCTTGTTGGCGTCGACCGACACCTGGAAGGTGATCGCGTTGAGCTCTTCCTTCCGCTGCATGCTCTTCTCGGTCATCAGCGGCTTGACCAGCACGTTCCGGGGATCGCGGTTCATGCCAACGCCTCCTGGAGCGACAACAGCGCCGCCTTCTCGAAGACGACGCGGTCGTTGCGCAGAACCTGGTAGACGGAGGCATGGGTCGGCGTCTCGACCGACAGCCACGGCAGGTTCCGCGCCGCGCGGTCGAGGCTTTCCGTGCGCTCCGAGACCACGAGGAGCGTGGGTCCCTCGGGCAGCCCCAGGCCCTTGAGCCGGCTCGTCAGTACCTTCGTCTTGGCCTCCGTCAGGCCGAGCTGGTCAACCACGGACACCTCGCCCGAGGCGATCTTGGCCGCCAGCGCCTCTCGCAAAGCCGCGCGCCGCATCTCGGTCGGCATCTTCTTGTCGTACTTCCGGGGTGTGGGGCCGAAGGGCTTGCCGCCGCCCTTCCACTGAGTGGCGCGGATCGAGCCCTGGCGGGCCCGGCCCGTGCCCTTCTGCTTCCAGGGCTTCCTGCCGCCGCCCGAGACCTCGCTGCGCCCCTTGGTGTCGTGAGTGCCCGCGCGCCGCGCCGCCAGCTCCTTCACAACCGCCTGGTGCAGCAGCGGGACGCGGACCGGGCCCGCGAACACGTCGGCGGACAGCTCGAGCTGCTGCTGCGCCTTGCCCTTCGCGTCGAGCACTGGAACGGTCGGCATGCTACTTGGCCTCTTTGGCTTTCTGCTGCTGCGCCTTGGTCTGCTTCACGCTCTTGCGCACGACCAGGAGCGTCCCGGTGTGTCCCGGCACCGCGCCCCGCAGAAGGATCAGGTTCTGCTCGGGGATGACGCGCACGACCGGCAGGTTGAGCACGGTGCGGCGGTCGCCGCCCATGCGTCCCGGCAGCTTGTGGCCAGGCCAGACGCGAGAAGGATCGGACGACGCCCCGATGGAGCCCGGCGCCCGGTGAAACATCGAGCCGTGGCTCTGGTCGCCGCCGGACCAGCCGTGGCGCTTCACGCCGCCCTGGAAGCCCTTACCCTTGGTCACGCCCACCACGTCCACGAACTCCCCGGGCACGAACAGCTCGACCGTCAGCGTCTGGCCCGGCTGGTAGGCGGCGACGGCCTCGCTCTTCTGCAGCCGCATCTCGCGCAGCACCTTCATCGGCGTTTCCACGCCGGCCTTCTTGTAGTGGCCCGCCATGGCCTTGGTGACGTTCTTCTTCGCGGGCTCGAAGCCGATCTGGAGCGCGTCGTAGCCGTGGGTCGCCT
This sequence is a window from Candidatus Rokuibacteriota bacterium. Protein-coding genes within it:
- the rplE gene encoding 50S ribosomal protein L5 — protein: MPPRLRDRFRTAVIPALMKERGYTNPFQVPRLEKIVINMGVGEGKENPKVMDFAVADLQMITGQKPVVTRAKKSIANFKLRENSPIGCKVTLRGARMYEFLDRLVNVALPRVRDFKGVPPKAFDGRGNYALGLKEQVIFPEIEYDKVDKVRGMDVIMVTSARTDEEAKALLAHLGVPFRES
- the rpsC gene encoding 30S ribosomal protein S3, coding for MGQKTHPIGFRLGATRTWSSRWFATKGYAELLHEDVKIRRFIKSSLYHAGISRIDIERSANRARISIFTARPGIIIGRKGAEVEKLKNEIQSRTAKEVYLNIEEVVHPELDAQLVAENVALQLQKRVAFRRAMKKAVTSALRLGADGIRIACSGRLGGAEIARREWYRDGRVPLHTIRADIDYGLAEAHTTYGAIGVKVWIFKGEVLPAQRQAAEA
- the rplX gene encoding 50S ribosomal protein L24, translating into MAMARVRKGDTVVVVAGKERGKRGKVLRVITGKGRVLIEHVNMIKKHQRPTQKLRQGGIIEREGPIHLSNVMLVDPQTDKPTRVGVRSLTDGKKARVARKSGEFIDKA
- the rplP gene encoding 50S ribosomal protein L16, coding for MLMPKRVKYRKAQRGRMKGKAQRGSTLAFGDFGLKALEPGWVTNRQIEAARVSLARSVKRGGKIFIRIFPDKPVTKKPAETRMGKGKGNPEFWVAVVKPGRIMYEMEGVDEPTAREGFRLAAQKIGIKTKFVSRTRAF
- a CDS encoding type Z 30S ribosomal protein S14, giving the protein MAKTSLIMKAERLQKASKFKTRVYSRCKLCGRPRGFLRKFQLCRLCFRELALKGEVPGVIKASW
- the rplC gene encoding 50S ribosomal protein L3, producing the protein MKEGLIGRKRGMTQVFGDDGSMIPVTVVEAGPCTVVGVRTKATHGYDALQIGFEPAKKNVTKAMAGHYKKAGVETPMKVLREMRLQKSEAVAAYQPGQTLTVELFVPGEFVDVVGVTKGKGFQGGVKRHGWSGGDQSHGSMFHRAPGSIGASSDPSRVWPGHKLPGRMGGDRRTVLNLPVVRVIPEQNLILLRGAVPGHTGTLLVVRKSVKQTKAQQQKAKEAK
- the rplV gene encoding 50S ribosomal protein L22, with protein sequence MKTRATARYIRVPASKARLVLDHIRGKSAGEALALLQFTPKAAARLIEKVLRSAIANAEHNHQVRDLDDLRVVKATADGGPSMKRVSPRAMGRAFFIKHRTSHLTIELSDETARPPRAAQR
- the rpsS gene encoding 30S ribosomal protein S19, with translation MGRSTRKGPYIEERLEKRVEELNRQRQKKVLKTWSRRSTIIPEFVGHTLAVHNGRKFIPVYVTENMVGHRLGEFALTRTFKAHGQAEKATVSPTGKS
- the rpsQ gene encoding 30S ribosomal protein S17, which encodes MAETKTREGVVVSDKMTKTRVVMIERVFRHPRYERVITRSKRLKAHDETNASKVGDRVLIEETRPLSRDKRWRIRQVLTRVGA
- the rplB gene encoding 50S ribosomal protein L2, which codes for MGIRTLKPTSPARRYMTLLTNEEITKKTPEKSLLSPKKRTSGRNVYGRITVRHRGGGHKRMLRDVDFRRDKVGIPAVVKGIEYDPGRSARIALLHYKDGEKRYIIAPLGLKPGDVIMSGPQADILPGNALPIRNIPLGTFVHNVELQPGKGGQLCRSAGTLAQLLAKEGDHANLKLPSGEVRQVKLECMATVGQVGNLDHENVSVGKAGRTRWKGFRPTVRGTVMNPVDHPMGGGEGKGKGNHPMTPWGKPTKGYKTRRGARPSDRYIVTRRTK
- the rplW gene encoding 50S ribosomal protein L23 — encoded protein: MNRDPRNVLVKPLMTEKSMQRKEELNAITFQVSVDANKVEIRQAVEKVFNVKVATVRTASHEGKWKRMGKFEGRRPAWKKAVVTLAPGHKIDLVEGA
- the rpmC gene encoding 50S ribosomal protein L29, coding for MKAASWREMSGEDLEQKVKELTEELFNLRFQLSMGVAKNPSRVQQARRDLARAKTILRERQLKSAS
- the rplD gene encoding 50S ribosomal protein L4, producing MPTVPVLDAKGKAQQQLELSADVFAGPVRVPLLHQAVVKELAARRAGTHDTKGRSEVSGGGRKPWKQKGTGRARQGSIRATQWKGGGKPFGPTPRKYDKKMPTEMRRAALREALAAKIASGEVSVVDQLGLTEAKTKVLTSRLKGLGLPEGPTLLVVSERTESLDRAARNLPWLSVETPTHASVYQVLRNDRVVFEKAALLSLQEALA
- the rplN gene encoding 50S ribosomal protein L14 — protein: MIQPRTMLDVADNSGAKKAQCIRVLGGSNKRTASLGDIVIVAVKEAVPDGTVKKGEVARAVVVRTVKEVGRKDGSYIRFDRNAVVLIKVDDNPVGTRIFGPVARELRDRQFTKIISLAPEVI